The sequence GCGAGATCGAGATCATCACGAAGTCGGGGTTGCCCTTGAAGGCCTCCCAGACGCGGTCCTTCAGGTGCGGCATCTCGGCCTTGCACGGCCCGCACCAGGTGGCGAACCAGTTCACGAGGACGACCTTCCCCTTCTGCGCACCCAGGCTGAAGGGCTCGCCGCCGAGTGTCGCGACGGTGAACGCGGGGGCGTCCTGGCCGACCTCGGTGAGGGTGGCCGCTTCGGGCGAAGGCGGTTCGGGCAGGGGCGTGATGGTATCGTCGTCGGCGGGGGCGATGGCGTCGGGCTGTGCCGTGACCGGCGCCGGCGTCGCGGCCGCTGTGGCGACCTTGTCCTGCCGGCATGCGCAGGCGCATCCGCCCAGCTGCAGGGCCAGTCCGGCCCACAGGATGATCGAGACGAGATTCCGCGCGCGTCGCATCATGCCGGATTCCTTCCGCGGGTCTGGTCGTTGGCCGTGGCCCTGGCCACTGCGGTCACTTGCGCCGGCACAAGTGCCGGACCGGCGCCACTCCCCGATTCGAAGGCCGCAATATAACGCATGGCTGGCGCCGATGCGCGGTCCGTCAGGCCCCGAACCGGGGGCAAGGCGCATCAGGGGCCAAGTATACCGTCCACACTAGTACAAAATGCCAAACCACCCCCGGATCAGGGGTTGAAACAACCCCCTCGTCGCCCCCATGATCCCCGCGATCCCATCCCCCCAAGGAGCCCGCCATGACCAGCGATCCGACCCGCCGCGCCACCTTCGTGTTGAGCGACCTCGAGAAGCAGCTGCTGGTACGCATCGCCGACCGCCTGCCGCGGTGGGTGCTGCCGGACCACCTGACGCTGTTCGGGATGTTCGGCTCGGCGCTGGTGACGGCCGGCTACCTGCTGAGCAACCAGGCGGTGTGGTGGCTGTGGGTGGCGAACCTGGGGTTCTTCATCAACTGGTTCGGGGACAGTCTCGATGGCACCACGGCGCGCGTGCGGAGGATCCAGCGGCTGCGCTACGGCTTCTACCTCGACCACCTGACTGATGCGTTCTCGACCATCGCCATCGGGCTGGGGCTGGGCCTGTCGCCGTACATGCTGCTGTCGGTGGGGCTGGCCATCGTCGCGGGCTACCTGGTGCTGTCGATCAACGTGTACCTGGAGAGCCAGGTGCTGGGCGATTTCCGCTTCGGGTACGGGGTGGTGGGGCCCACCGAATCGCGGCTGATCCTGATGGGGCTCAACACGCTGGCCGTCATCCTGGGCCCGGTGCCGTTCACGGTG is a genomic window of bacterium containing:
- a CDS encoding TlpA family protein disulfide reductase, producing MMRRARNLVSIILWAGLALQLGGCACACRQDKVATAAATPAPVTAQPDAIAPADDDTITPLPEPPSPEAATLTEVGQDAPAFTVATLGGEPFSLGAQKGKVVLVNWFATWCGPCKAEMPHLKDRVWEAFKGNPDFVMISISREEDAAKVAPFVAERALPWTIGLDTDRTAYARYAEAYIPRNHVIGRDGRIVFQSEGFEEAEFAAMITAIADALAAR
- a CDS encoding CDP-alcohol phosphatidyltransferase family protein, with the translated sequence MTSDPTRRATFVLSDLEKQLLVRIADRLPRWVLPDHLTLFGMFGSALVTAGYLLSNQAVWWLWVANLGFFINWFGDSLDGTTARVRRIQRLRYGFYLDHLTDAFSTIAIGLGLGLSPYMLLSVGLAIVAGYLVLSINVYLESQVLGDFRFGYGVVGPTESRLILMGLNTLAVILGPVPFTVVGVGATIFDLAGVCAVAGMMLMLSRRVARNLKHLGAMEPANTRREEG